The following coding sequences lie in one Prochlorococcus marinus XMU1411 genomic window:
- a CDS encoding DUF2839 domain-containing protein gives MGEAKRRKTLGLPPKKNNTKTKIDESPRLFEWLPFTINQRDNLIKLSIKASWFGIGGLVILWIVVRFIGPAAGWWTLADSL, from the coding sequence ATGGGTGAAGCAAAAAGACGTAAAACACTTGGTTTACCTCCAAAAAAAAATAATACTAAAACTAAAATTGATGAGTCTCCAAGATTATTTGAATGGCTTCCCTTTACAATCAACCAAAGAGATAACCTAATTAAATTAAGTATTAAGGCCAGTTGGTTTGGAATCGGAGGGTTAGTTATCTTATGGATTGTAGTGAGATTTATAGGCCCTGCTGCTGGGTGGTGGACTTTAGCTGATTCTTTATAA
- the recA gene encoding recombinase RecA: MSLEEKKKTESKEKDKALSLVLGQIERNFGRGSIMRLGDASRMKVETISTGALTLDLALGGGYPKGRVVEVYGPESSGKTTLTLHAIAEVQKNGGVAAFVDAEHALDPVYAASLGVDVENLLVSQPDTGEMALEIVDQLIRSSAVDLVVVDSVAALTPRAEIEGEMGDHVIGSQARLMSQAMRKITGNIGKSGCTVIFLNQLRLKIGVTYGNPETTTGGNALKFYASVRLDIRRIQTLKRGTEEYGIRAKVKVAKNKVAPPFRIAEFDILFGKGISTTGCLLDLAEETNIIIRRGAWYSYEGENIGQGRDNTIIWLDQNLEIRNKVESMVKAKLTEGTEVSSNSMKALNSNPANTIAVNDIKTVA, encoded by the coding sequence ATGAGCCTTGAAGAAAAGAAAAAAACTGAATCAAAAGAAAAAGACAAGGCATTAAGTCTTGTCTTAGGTCAAATAGAAAGAAATTTTGGACGAGGATCAATAATGAGACTTGGTGATGCCTCAAGAATGAAAGTAGAAACAATATCTACTGGAGCGCTCACCTTAGATTTAGCATTAGGAGGAGGCTATCCAAAAGGAAGAGTAGTAGAAGTTTACGGACCAGAAAGTTCAGGAAAAACTACATTAACGCTGCACGCGATTGCGGAAGTCCAAAAGAATGGAGGAGTAGCAGCATTTGTAGATGCTGAGCATGCACTCGATCCAGTTTATGCAGCCTCTTTAGGAGTTGATGTTGAAAATTTGTTAGTTTCACAACCAGATACAGGTGAAATGGCTCTGGAAATAGTTGACCAACTTATAAGATCAAGTGCAGTAGATCTTGTAGTTGTTGACTCGGTCGCAGCACTAACCCCAAGAGCTGAGATAGAAGGAGAAATGGGAGATCACGTAATTGGAAGCCAAGCAAGGCTAATGAGCCAAGCAATGAGGAAAATAACAGGAAATATTGGTAAATCTGGATGTACGGTAATATTCCTGAATCAATTACGCCTAAAAATTGGCGTTACATACGGCAATCCAGAAACAACCACAGGAGGTAATGCATTAAAATTTTATGCATCAGTGAGACTTGATATCAGAAGAATTCAAACTCTTAAAAGAGGTACTGAAGAATATGGCATAAGAGCAAAAGTGAAAGTAGCAAAAAACAAAGTTGCGCCACCATTTAGAATTGCAGAGTTTGATATTCTCTTCGGAAAAGGTATTAGTACAACAGGATGTTTATTAGATTTAGCAGAAGAGACTAATATCATAATAAGGAGAGGTGCTTGGTATAGTTATGAAGGAGAAAATATTGGACAAGGAAGAGATAATACAATTATTTGGCTTGATCAAAACTTAGAAATCAGGAATAAAGTAGAATCTATGGTTAAAGCGAAATTAACAGAAGGAACTGAAGTAAGTTCTAATTCAATGAAAGCATTAAATAGCAATCCTGCTAATACAATCGCTGTTAATGATATAAAAACAGTAGCTTAG
- a CDS encoding HAD family hydrolase: MSSQKIFLFDFDGVIVDGMQEYWHSSLLACERYLNSPCISVDQKLYTRVPNSFKEIRPWVKYGWEMILIVHEIIKTENPLKNDNKDDFINNYHQNCQRILNQNSWIAEDLQKMLDQSRKYQIDKDFKSWVNLHNPFFEIINFMKELKRREIKTGIITTKGKIFAEKLLKQLNIFPEFIFGYESGTKVKIAEQLTQTYEILGFIEDRKKTLIDIKQNSETSHIPCFLADWGYLKESDKYTLGDEIKLLKLGNLEELVAI, translated from the coding sequence GTGTCTTCTCAAAAAATATTTCTATTTGATTTCGATGGAGTAATAGTCGATGGAATGCAGGAATATTGGCATAGTTCCTTGCTGGCCTGTGAAAGATATTTAAATTCACCCTGCATCTCTGTTGATCAAAAACTCTATACAAGAGTACCAAATTCTTTCAAAGAAATTAGGCCTTGGGTTAAATATGGATGGGAAATGATTCTAATTGTTCACGAAATTATAAAAACAGAAAATCCATTAAAAAATGATAATAAAGATGATTTCATTAATAATTATCATCAAAATTGCCAGAGGATATTAAATCAAAATTCCTGGATTGCCGAAGATTTACAAAAAATGTTGGATCAGTCGCGCAAGTACCAAATTGATAAAGATTTTAAATCATGGGTAAATTTACATAATCCTTTTTTTGAAATTATAAATTTTATGAAAGAATTAAAGAGAAGAGAAATAAAAACTGGAATCATAACAACTAAAGGTAAAATATTTGCAGAAAAACTTCTTAAACAATTAAATATTTTTCCTGAATTTATTTTTGGTTATGAATCTGGAACAAAAGTCAAAATAGCTGAGCAACTTACTCAAACTTATGAAATTTTAGGCTTTATAGAAGATAGAAAAAAAACTCTAATAGATATTAAACAAAATTCAGAAACTTCTCACATTCCATGCTTCTTAGCTGATTGGGGATATTTGAAAGAATCAGATAAGTATACTTTAGGTGATGAAATTAAATTATTAAAATTAGGTAACCTTGAGGAATTAGTTGCAATTTAA